The window tatatatatatatatatatatatatatatatatatatatatatatatatatatatatatataggtttaggttattttgttttcactatctattgtatgcatgtatgattgattctcgACCAAtcatttagttattttaagaaaacaattaatgcatattaaatgctgaagatgtaattaatatccattatatattcaacatttaatatgcattaattactttcttaaaataactaaaattattgttccagaatcaatcatatatgcacacaatagatagtgaaaacaaaataacataaccctatatatatatatatatatatatatatatatatatatatatatatatatatatatatatataatttaaatccATCGATAAATAACTTTAGAAAAAATATATCAATTTTGTTAACATTactttatttattctattttaattcggttaactttttttaaaccaaaaattAGTATGAACGGATTAAAAGTTGTGGACGAAAAGATAGCTGACCAAATGAATAGTTTCTTGAATTAACAATGCATCGACTAGTTTTTTTGAAAGGAAATAAGTCAATAATCAAAATGATAAAATACACAATGCAAAATACAATAAAAAGAAATTCTAAAATAAAAACAATGAGAACTAAATCCTGGCATTCACACTCAACCAAGAATCAAGACCGACATCAATGCAACCAAACTGAAAATAGCAGCCGCAAACGGGGAGACGGCAGGCGAAGAACTTTCCACCGGAATATTACTAGTACTTCCGGCGACAGTGGGAGGAGCAAGGGTGGTTCCAAAAGGCGTCGCGGTGGGTGAATCGCCTGTTACAGCTGATGGGGCGGCAGAGGGGCTCCCGACACCGCCGGCACCGGTGACATCGACAGTTAGCTTCATGCCAACACTGCAATGCCCGACAATACCACAGATGAAGTAATGGGATCCGGTGGTGTTtagggtgatggtggtggtgccGGAATTGTAAGACATGATGGAATTGCCGACATTGCAGGTGGTGTAGTCGTCGGAGCTCACTTCATCCACCGTATGGCTACTATCATAGTTGAACACTATAAGtcaaaaacataaagaaattATTAGTTATAGGGTAGAATGTCAGTTGACATGATGTGGATAAATTTGTTCGATTTACTTATATATGGAGATGAGATGACAATTTGAATAAATATAATAACTAGAAAAAAATGAGATCCGATGATGATTTATTCCTACCATGAtaaagtcataaaaccattttttttctATCTATAAATCAATATGAAATGCGTTTTAATAACTAGTTTTCACCATATGATTATGTCAATCTCTTTTGACATGAAATACATAATGTAGGGGCAAAATGGAAAACCAAGACAAGTACTTAGAGttaaaaaattgttgaaaaaacaaAAACGAgataaaattgttgaaaaaacaaAAACGAGATAAACTCATATCATTGATGTCTATGATTTTTTTATTGCAAGGATAAAAATGAAACAAAATCTTACAAAGACTATCTCCCACAAGGAAAGTTTTGTCACTGGTCCAAGCAGTGTAATCAACACTTAACGCCCAGCCGCCTGAGTCTCCAACTGTATAAACTTTTGCGGAAGTGAATGTAATACAACTCAATATTGCCATCAAACTCACCATCTTGATGACATATGTTgccattgtgtgtgtgtgtgtttgagaatGTGATTATTTTGAATGACTTTTGTGAGAATGTGATTAATGGAAGTGAGAtgggttatgagttatataaggcGTAAAAATGGAATGATTTGGAATTTGTGGAGTGAGTGAGATGTTTGGTACTTTGGTTTGGTTTGGGTTGGTTCACTCACTATGTCACTATGTGGGTTGGTACCTATAGAAAAGGTTTGACACTTGTAAAGGTACAAAGTTTCATAGGGTACAAGAAAAATATTACTTCTATAACAAATCAATCAATTTTGATTGTTGAtaacaaattaaatataaatagttTTGGATTCGCTGAAACTTATTGGGTTTTATAATGTAAACAACCGATAAGAATTTATGTATATGAGtttatatatttacatataaGTAATATAAAAAAGATCATTTAATTAGTTAAGTGAATCCGATAATTAGATTCATTGAAGTAAATTTTACATTATCTTTTCCAAACATATTATATGTTATGTTagttaatttaaaaaacaaaatagtTAATTTGTGTTGTCTAATATCATATCAACCATCAATTATGTGTGTTGAAATAGTTTTCCTCATAGGTTGTAGGAGGGTTGCTTGGTTTGGAATTCATACCAACTTCTCTTGCTTCTAAAATCAATGTACCTATAGATTTTGttgtttaaaattttgataaaattaTTTTTGTAAAAGTATTGTTTCTCAATGCATTAACGTTTttcttttagaatttaatatCAAACGGAGTAAATTATATAAATCGTCCCTCGTAAAGATGTCAAAAATCATGTTTCGTCATTATTTTCAAAAAGTTAATTTGGACCGTCCCTATATAAATTTCcctatataaatttttttacttGGATCGTCGATGTTGacataaaaaaactattttgtcctcaataatttctttttcaattttattttattttgtctatCATTTTCAGATTAAAAAACAATATCCAACCCACCCTCTCCTCCCATTCCCTTTCCCCGTCAACTTCGTCTCCCTCAATCTCACCTTATCCACTTCCTCTCCATCAATACGACAACCTCTCCTATATTTCTCTTTCAAGTAGTTTCCGATGACCTGGACCTCTTTAACCACCGTCATCGCTGTTGTCGTTGGACCCCTCCAACCGTCATCGACATTGCTTCAGTAGGTCATAGGTAGATCTGGTAAGATCATGAAACACCCCATCATCTGATTCTGATCCGTTTCATCGCAGCCCACCAGTGAATTCAGCCTTACTTGAGATACTCGATGCCATAATTAGATTTGCAAGTTTCTAATGCATCACCAACGCTCATCTCCTCCTCCATATCTGTCGTCGTCTGCTTTCAGTTTAAGAACTCTAAATCCTTTGTTGATTTCGCATTAAACATTACCATGCCCTGATTCTTCCTTCCTGGTTTTCCATGATTATTCTTTCCTGGTAAGGCTACTTCCTTATTTTACTAATCCTTTGTAGGTGGGTTTTCCAATGGAGGCTGTTAggggtgatgatgatgttggtggAGATAGCAAATACTTGTTTCTTTGTGCAAGGTGTTTACTGGTGGTGGTGTTAATAGTAAATGTGTATGGTTCGATGGTGGTTTGAGTATAAGTTGTTGGTTCGATGAATGAGGTGGTAGTTTGTGGTTATTTCCAGTGAAACATGGGAATTTTGAACTGAGGAGTGGGTAGGGCACTAGGGTGAAGTGAGGGGTGGCGGTGGTGCTCCATTTTCGATGATGGTTTGAGTATAAGTTGTTTCTTTGTGCAAGGTGTTGACTGGTGGTGGTGTTAACAGTAAACGCGTTTGGTTCGATGGTGGTTTGAGTATAAGTTGTTGGTTCGATGAATGAGGTGGTAGTTTGTGGTTATTTCTAGTGAAACAGGTGAACTTTGAATTGAGGAGTGGGTAGGGTGAAGTgaggggtggtggtggtgttccATTTTCCGGTtaagggtggtggtggtggtgatctGGTGTTCTTCAACaaaatagaaaataattaaaataatttgaaatatcaaaaatattaaaaataaatgaaaatgaaaatcatTATATGTTTCTCACAAGGGATGAAATGTACAAATTTAAACTAACAAGGGACGAAACGTTCAAATTTTAACGCCATGAGGGACGTTCTGAATTATTTTTTGAACGTGCATTTTAACACCAGCATAATAGACAATTCTTGTAATTTACTCTCTCAAATATGTATAAATGATATATGCCAATCGGTCAATCACCATACATCTAACACGAGTAAGATAGACCATAAtatcacaaaaacaaaataaaactcgTATGTTTAAATTTATTTTTGGAATGAAGAAATTTACTTAGAATACTAACAAGTTGCTAGCAAAGATTACAACAATGTTATAGCATTAATTGTGTTTTGAAGTCAACCTAACTAACTGATCGATTTAATCTTAAAAGTTttatgaaaaataaaagaaagatTGAGCAACAATATTATCTtacaaatcatatttttttagtttGATCACTtggaaaacatattttttttttaatttgatcgTTTTAGAAGAAGAGAGTTTGTGTAGTTTCAGAGAACCCAAAAGGTTGTAAAAAGCACTGCATCAGAACATTGTCTTTAAATTGCCAACATGGTCACATGATCCAACTAATGCAATAAATTATGGAACTAACATGAGGAATACCAATATCTCTCCATTGACTTATTTGATCCCAAATAGAACAGCacgagacaaaaaaaaaaaaaaaaaaaaaaagatgagcaACCGTCTTTAAATGCAAATCGCAAATATGACAAAGCAAGGACACCACATTGATTGCATTATTATCCAAGTTTACTCTAGTGAGAACCTTATCAAGACATAACTTTTAAGTCAAAACATTTACCTATTATTTCTAAACAACAACATTAATCTAATCATAAACTACTTCTAAAACGACCCATATCACATacgagacttgaaccctcgatCTCAAAGAAGGAGAACAATATCTGATACTATTGAAGTAGAAGCCCCTTTGTTCAAAACATTTAACTTAATTGGAACTAAAGTATTTCGATGTGTCGAATTATCATCGACAATCAAGATTTAACTACAAACTACTTGACCGACTAAAGTGAATTTGCCTGCATTTTTAAGGTCCCAAAAGACCGTCTCTTTTACCAAAAAGCACAACTGTTTGAAGAACTTCATGCAACTCGATCGATTTTTCTAAGAAAATTAGCCCAAATGTCAAGCATAAATCTAGATTTGACCTTGCAATGCTTATTAGAATTTACTAAGTTTCCTCCCACATACTTGTAAGATTATCATCTCCCACCTTTTCAAACAAGAGGAATCAAGGTTAATTCTTTTTCACACATTCACAAGGAGGATCTCATAATATTTGTCCATGGGGCATTTACAAAACCGGTAAACATAGTCGAGCCAATCAAACCATCACATAGATAGCCACTTTTAGGTCTTCAGAAAAACAAAATCTTCATTTAAAAAAGAAGCGATCTATTGAACACAAAAGATTGCCAATTTCAAGGTCATCATCTTCTTTACTTGCCATAACAATCTTCAATTTTTCTAAATGATTAGTTAAGGATCAAAAGTTAAATTCTCCAAGTTAGTTAATTCTCCTATATTCGGGTTTGAACCCGGAACCTCCAATCTAAGAGGCTTCCACCTCTATGAAGTGGACTGGTCCCACATTAACCCGAATAAGATTCTTTTCTCCTACCTCTCCTCCAACAAAAAATCAATTTCTGAGAGACTCTATAGTATTAATGATCATTTATGGGGCCTAAAATGGGACATGTAATAAATGACAATGCTTCTCAAAACAGATTGGAGGAGAGTGGTATAACCCTTCCAATTAGAAagtttttttctaaaatttatcaCCAACCGGTTTCATCGGATAAGAAGGTTTATTCgtaaattttatcatcttataattatcaaatACTTAAACATTAAAGCAAACAATGGAATGATGATATCGAATCTAGTGTTTTTGTTATGTTATTTTTAGGAAACAATTTATTGATATTCAACATGATAGCATTATATTTCTCACACTTAAAACATATTGATAACCCAGAAATGAAAAATAGAACCAACCACATGGATGTTTGGCCCATCATACTTAACCAACAACCGCACCTCCCAACTTTTGTCCGTACACTTCTTTTCTTTCTCCATGAAAAGTTTAATTTCAATATTTCATTACAACATTTGATCAAAACTTTATCAATTTGTGCTATACAATAATTAATTTTTATATGACATTACCAATGGATTAAAAAAACTTGTACTATATTGTTATGCAATTACTAAGTGAGTTGTTGACTTGAAATTTCATCTACCATGAATACAAAACATTAAGCAATCTATTTAGGACATTTCAAGTGAGTCTCCAGACTCCTCTATGTCTCATTCTGATAACATTTCAACATCACTAATACACCCTCTCACATTTATAAGGACAAAATTTATGAAATTACCTAATTTCAAATCCAAAAAAGATAAAAGATTTTTTTAGTTTATGATGTAGAGAGGAGAAAATTGAAGGTAAACTACACACTTTGTTCTTGTGGTTTATTGATTTTTACAGAAGTGGTCCTTACAAAGTATTTTTAACCTTTCTCatcccttaaaaatatattttctcacAATTTTAGTAATTTAAACCTTCTCTaaaatgacgattttaccctttACTTTCACACTCGTTATTAATTTCCACTATTTCAAGTCTCTCTCTCTATCTTCATAAatatccccaaaatactataACCACTAAAAAACCACCAACATTACTTGATTTGTTGCCATgggcaaaatggtaattttacaCATTCATCCACTTAACCATCTCTTACGTACTCAACGTCATCAATCATTAGAATATATCAATCGCATTGGTTGATTCCCATTCCCTATACTCTCACAAATAAAGGGTATTCAGTCATTTGTCTCAATAAAAAAAGTTGCAATCTCCTCTCCTCTCCTCTCATGGTGtaattgtttctttttttttttcctcaTACAAACTTCAATAACAAATTATAATAGTACTATATCTAACCAAGTGAATTCTACACATATTCATAACCACAACTTCTAAAAcatttaatatattttaaaacaaaaatgtttaagtaatTAAACTTCAACTTCATCCGATTTTGTTGATTCTTCTTTAGATTCAAGAGCCTTTTTTGTCGATTGTCTAAGAAATCTTTTACTAGGTGACACTCGAATCGCCCTTCCCATAAATATCTACAACACAATCCAAATATGTGTATTATAATTTATAGCATTAATGTATTTTCAATTATATAAATACAATAAACAAATGaacgaaaatatatttttttacctTTCCTTGAAAAGCAGAGAGAGCAGCCTCAGCCTCATGTTTGGTATTAAATGCCACAAAGCCATAGCCAGCAGAGCTTCGTGGTTTTTCATGGAATATAACTTCAGCAGACACAGGGTTACTATTTTCAGCATTGAAGAAATCCATAAGGTCTTTTGATCTTGCTTGAAATGGTAAGTTTGCAACAAATAAGTTGTGGACAGGAGCTGGCTTTGGTTGTGCAGGGGTAGAAGGGTCTTTTGACTTCTTTGGCTTTGCCCATGTCACATTTAGGGTTCTACCCATAAATTCCTAAATAAATATATTCAAGGATTATTACAGAAAATGAAAAAATTCCTATCTTTGTGATGAAAAGTGGAGTCGAATCAATAATTACATATGATTGAAGATTGGTGAAAGCTGCCAATGCTTCCTCATGTGAACCCATTGAAACAAACACTAAACCTCGATTTCTGGTTTTGCTATACATCGAAACCTTCATGAGAATAGATAAACTAATCAGAATCAGAATCAGAATCGTTTTCTTTTTCTAAAGACTCTAACTTGCAAATGCTTGTGAAACAAAAATGTTGCATTGTATTGGGCCGATGGAAGAAAGCTTAGTATATGTTGCGATTGAGAAGGCAAAATTGTAGTTTTTAACAGATTAGGGAGAAACCCAGATGGAAATAACTGCTAATATCTAAGAAAACGAAAAGAACCCTAACAGAAATTAAAAGCAAAGTGCGAACCTCAATATCAACAACGGTGCCGTGCTTCTCGAACAGAGGGCGAATTTCATCTGCAGTACAAGTCCAAGGAACATTCTGAGCAAGCAATCTTGTTCTAGAGCCTTCGTcctccacttcttcttcttccaattgTTGTACAGTATCGGTTGAGGTCTCAACTTGTGGGGCTTCAACGGCGGATTGGGTTTGGAAAACAAGAAAATTAGGTCTGTGGGTTTTGAGGAAGCGATTGGGAAGTGAAGCGGAGAGAGATAAGGATTGTAGAGATgagggattagggtttatggGTTGAAAGAATTGAGGGTTTATGGGTTGAAAGAATTGAGGGTTTTGTTGGTTAGGGAAGAGAGAGGGTGAAGGAAAGCATACAAAACGAAGCAACGCCATTGATGATGATGAGTTGGGGCTTGGGGTGTGCTCAAAGTGTGGATAAGGAGTTTAATACTTTCCGCCAAAAAGCAAAATATCAAAccccaaaaaaattaaaaaacaaattacTCACACAAggcaaaacttatatatatatatatatatatatatatatatatatatatatatatatatatatatatatatatatatatatatatatatatatatatatatatagagagagagagagagagagagagagagagagagagagagagagtcaagatcaaataagaaggaaatttttggtaggaaggtaagaagttttttttgtacatatttttttcgcgaacaaacaaaatgaatcattagatgattcatttataagatgattcacaagaaaaaattctcaaaaaaacatctcgatgattcatttatataatgattttgtcgttattcactaaaattatcataaaaatgatttttttcttaattttacttaaaaatgaatgataaatatgttttttggggaattttttcttgtgaatcatcttacaaatgaatcatctagtgattcatttatttttttcgtcaaaaaaaatatgtagaaaaaaacttcttaccttcctaccaaaaaaaatttcttaccggatctatatcatatatatatatatatatatatatatatatatatatatatatatatatatatatatatatatatagggttaggttattttgttttcactatctattgtgtgcctgtatgattgattctggaccaatcattttagttattttaggaaagtaattaatgtatattacatgttgaagatataatgggtattaattacatcttcagcatttaatatgcattaattagttttttaaaataactaaaatgattgatccataatcaatcatacaggcacacaatagatagtgaaaacatttgaacctaactctctctctctctctctctctttatatatatatatatatatatatatatatatatatatatatatatatatatatcaaatctaATCTATTTTTAAACTTAGTCTTAAATTCATTTATATATTGGTAACGGAACTTGAACCCTCAAGAACGAAACACCAAATGACGTACAAACTTTTTGGTGAAGGCAAAACAAATATAAACAATGCTTTCTTTGAGTTTTGGATTTTTGTCACCACACTTTTTTATTTTAGAGTTTTACCACAAAGTTTTGGATATTTAAAGATTTAATccttataattttataatttacatAAATAATCTATG of the Lactuca sativa cultivar Salinas chromosome 6, Lsat_Salinas_v11, whole genome shotgun sequence genome contains:
- the LOC111908932 gene encoding RNA-binding protein CP33, chloroplastic encodes the protein MALLRFVCFPSPSLFPNQQNPQFFQPINPQFFQPINPNPSSLQSLSLSASLPNRFLKTHRPNFLVFQTQSAVEAPQVETSTDTVQQLEEEEVEDEGSRTRLLAQNVPWTCTADEIRPLFEKHGTVVDIEVSMYSKTRNRGLVFVSMGSHEEALAAFTNLQSYEFMGRTLNVTWAKPKKSKDPSTPAQPKPAPVHNLFVANLPFQARSKDLMDFFNAENSNPVSAEVIFHEKPRSSAGYGFVAFNTKHEAEAALSAFQGKIFMGRAIRVSPSKRFLRQSTKKALESKEESTKSDEVEV
- the LOC111908921 gene encoding stellacyanin, encoding MATYVIKMVSLMAILSCITFTSAKVYTVGDSGGWALSVDYTAWTSDKTFLVGDSLLFNYDSSHTVDEVSSDDYTTCNVGNSIMSYNSGTTTITLNTTGSHYFICGIVGHCSVGMKLTVDVTGAGGVGSPSAAPSAVTGDSPTATPFGTTLAPPTVAGSTSNIPVESSSPAVSPFAAAIFSLVALMSVLILG